The proteins below come from a single Sorghum bicolor cultivar BTx623 chromosome 4, Sorghum_bicolor_NCBIv3, whole genome shotgun sequence genomic window:
- the LOC110434769 gene encoding uncharacterized protein LOC110434769 → MAKQWFYQNKKAIDTWELCSAAFLAKFFLMSRTSALWGKISNFQQSSLESIPEAWEMLQEYIRACPHHGMEDWLLLQSFYKGLTAMSKGHVDAAAGGAFLSLTINEATAVIEKMVANASWGERRKTQKGSQSTKEVDVLAAKIDLLLQRMDGQVANPNKGTVQAVNSQTSCDVCGDDGHSGNNCPETQEEAAYVNNGFRPPQQGNNGWNNQHHPQGNFFNQPALKDLVIGQAKINENLAKKLSYNDKIIENINAKLETLCSSVKSQTSFNKMIETQIA, encoded by the coding sequence ATGGCGAAACAATGGTTTTATCAGAACAAGAAAGCTATTGACACATGGGAATTGTGCTCTGCGGCATTCCTTGCCAAGTTCTTCCTTATGAGCAGGACCAGCGCTCTATGGGGGAAGATCTCTAACTTCCAGCAGTCTTCACTTGAGTCCATACCCGAAGCATGGGAGATGCTCCAGGAGTACATCcgggcctgtcctcatcatggaatggaagactGGCTTCTGCTCCAGAGCTTCTACAAAGGCCTCAcggccatgtcaaaggggcaCGTAGATGCCGCAGCTGGAGGTGCATTCCTTTCTCTCACCATTAATGAAGCTACTGCCGTCATCGAGAAGATGGTGGCAAATGCAAGCTGGGGAGaaagaaggaaaacacaaaaaggctcGCAATCTACGAAGGAGGTAGATGTtcttgccgcaaaaatagactTGCTGCTGCAAAGGATGGACGGACAAGTTGCAAATCCCAACAAGGGCACAGTCCAAGCAGTGAACTCACAAACATCGTGTGATGTTTGTGGTGATGATGGCCATTCGGGGAACAATTGCCCCGAAACCCAAGAAGAAGCAGCATATGTCAACAATGGGTTTCGGCCACCACAACAAGGTAACAACGGATGGAACAATCAGCACCACCCGCAGGGTAATTTCTTCAATCAGCCTGCCTTGAAAGATCTGGTCATAGGACAAGCTAAAATCAATGAGAATCTAGCCAAGAAGCTGTCCTACAATGACAAGATCATTGAGAACATCAACGCCAAGCTTGAAACTCTTTGTTCATCTGTCAAAAGTCAGACGAGTTTCAACAAGATGATAGAAACACAGATAGCATAG
- the LOC110434768 gene encoding uncharacterized protein LOC110434768 produces the protein MAKTLRDYSTPAVANVPTRPAVNMGNGSFEIRTGLISMVQNKKAIDTWETCSAAFLAKFFLVSRTSALRWKISNFQQSSLESIPEAREMLQEYIRACPHHGMEDWLLLQSFYEGLTAMSKGHVDAAAGGAFLSLTINEATAVIEKMVANESWGGRRKTQKGSQSTKEVDVLAAKIDLLLQRMDGQVANPNKGTVQEVNSQTSCEVCGDDGHSGNNCPETQEEAAYVNNGFRPPQQGNNGWNNQHRPQGNFFNQPALKDLVIGQPKINENLAKKLSYNDKIIENINAKLETLCSSVKSQTSFNKMIETQIAQIAASIPVTDTERIPGQPKTSTKFIHVATEK, from the exons ATGGCCAAGACACTCCGTGACTACTCCACTCCTGCTGTTGCCAACGTGCCGACTCGGCCCGCCGTCAATATGGGGAATGGAAGCTTCGAGATCCGCACTGGCCTCATCTCTATGGTGCAG AACAAGAAAGCTATTGACACATGGGAAACGTGCTCCGCggcattcctcgccaagttcttTCTTGTGAGCAGGACCAGCGCTCTTAGGTGGAAGATCTCTAACTTCCAGCAGTCTTCACTTGAGTCCATACCCGAAGCAAGGGAGATGCTCCAGGAGTACATCcgggcctgtcctcatcatggaatggaagactGGCTTCTGCTCCAGAGCTTCTACGAAGGCCTCAcggccatgtcaaaggggcaCGTAGATGCCGCAGCTGGAGGTGCATTCCTTTCTCTCACCATTAATGAAGCTACTGCCGTCATCGAGAAGATGGTGGCAAATGAAAGctggggaggaagaaggaaaacacaaaaaggctcGCAATCTACGAAGGAGGTAGATGTtcttgccgcaaaaatagactTGCTGCTGCAAAGGATGGACGGACAAGTTGCAAATCCCAACAAGGGCACCGTCCAAGAAGTGAACTCACAAACATCGTGTGAAGTTTGTGGTGATGATGGCCATTCGGGGAACAATTGCCCCGAAACCCAAGAAGAAGCAGCATATGTAAACAATGGGTTTCGGCCACCACAACAAGGTAACAACGGGTGGAACAATCAGCACCGCCCGCAGGGTAATTTCTTCAATCAGCCTGCCTTGAAAGATCTGGTCATAGGGCAACCTAAAATCAATGAGAATCTGGCCAAGAAGCTGTCCTACAATGACAAGATCATTGAGAACATCAACGCCAAACTTGAAACTCTTTGTTCATCTGTCAAAAGTCAGACGAGTTTCAACAAGATGATAGAAACACAGATAGCACAGATAGCTGCATCAATTCCAGTCACTGACACAGAGAGGATCCCAGGACAACCGAAAACCTCTACTAAGTTCATCCATGTAGCCACAGAAAAATGA